A single Haloglycomyces albus DSM 45210 DNA region contains:
- a CDS encoding SpoIIE family protein phosphatase, with product MTRETTRRIHLPADDRSPASARALVREVLTETGYLDLLDEALLLTTELTTNGVVHARTDVGIAVTAEESAVTVTVTDYRMGGVATDDPTLPDITAEGGRGLLLVDRFASAWGTTHDKAGKSIWFRLETDAAPQAPEVPVTQAPEVSTLDPAQLAALFTIDPHTQRFLNLEQTLEELCQRLAEVTRATSIDVTVTSFNGPKSRTLVSIGRPSGEAVTHPLPLTPPGEGSIQLTGIDSTAVTAALVSLAAERCALAIEIDNLREQERQGSGWLTFLAGSSELLAHSLDDKLTTALIPQLFVPRLGQWAALYSVTAAGELTLSTAHHAEETQIEELETRLRAAAPDFAESLQRTNFTGLELPTPRGFGGTVIPLTARLKPLGVLAVGNTLDGPHTSVEREIITDLAKRSSLALENARVLSERTRIAHDLQADLMPRTLPSLDGVSFAAEYLPAAAFGTEVGGDFYDAMPLADNRLWVAIGDVCGKGAQAAALTGVVRDVLRVMAQDGSPLPHALQLLNNTLLDKQDDNRYATLASAFAQRNGPTLQATVSLSGHDHPLLLRADGSYEWIGTAGTAIGLLPDVKVKPVDVDLEPGDAIILYTDGVTERRHDREMFGGDGIVSTVKGVAGRPAADIAATLLEAVKDYSTEAPRDDIAILVIRCDGENPAVGS from the coding sequence GTGACCAGGGAAACCACCCGACGTATACATTTGCCGGCGGACGACCGTTCTCCGGCCTCCGCCCGTGCCCTCGTCCGCGAAGTCCTGACCGAAACGGGGTATCTCGATCTGCTGGACGAGGCCCTGCTGCTGACGACGGAGTTGACCACCAACGGCGTCGTGCACGCACGCACGGATGTGGGGATCGCGGTGACCGCCGAGGAAAGCGCGGTCACGGTGACGGTCACCGATTATCGCATGGGCGGCGTCGCGACCGATGATCCGACCCTGCCCGACATCACCGCCGAAGGCGGCCGGGGGCTGCTGTTGGTGGATCGTTTCGCCTCCGCATGGGGCACCACCCATGACAAGGCCGGCAAGTCGATTTGGTTCCGCTTGGAGACCGACGCGGCACCCCAGGCACCCGAGGTACCGGTCACCCAGGCTCCGGAGGTCAGTACCCTCGACCCCGCCCAGCTGGCGGCCCTGTTCACCATAGATCCCCATACTCAGCGGTTTCTGAACCTGGAACAGACGCTCGAGGAACTGTGCCAGCGACTCGCCGAAGTCACCCGCGCGACGTCGATCGACGTCACCGTCACCTCGTTCAACGGCCCGAAGTCGCGGACTCTCGTCTCCATCGGACGTCCGTCGGGCGAAGCGGTGACTCATCCCCTGCCGTTGACTCCGCCCGGCGAAGGCTCGATTCAGCTCACCGGAATCGACTCCACCGCGGTGACGGCGGCACTGGTGAGTCTGGCGGCGGAACGATGCGCCCTGGCGATTGAAATCGACAATCTACGGGAGCAGGAGCGCCAGGGTTCCGGGTGGCTGACCTTCCTCGCCGGTTCCAGTGAACTGTTGGCGCATTCCTTGGACGACAAGCTCACCACCGCGCTCATTCCGCAACTGTTCGTGCCGCGCCTCGGGCAGTGGGCGGCGCTGTATTCGGTGACCGCCGCCGGAGAACTCACCCTCTCCACGGCCCACCACGCGGAGGAAACCCAGATCGAAGAACTGGAGACTCGTCTGCGAGCGGCCGCTCCCGATTTCGCCGAGTCCTTGCAGCGCACGAATTTCACCGGATTGGAGCTGCCCACCCCACGCGGGTTCGGCGGCACGGTCATTCCCCTGACCGCACGGCTCAAACCACTCGGCGTTCTCGCGGTGGGAAACACTCTCGACGGACCACATACGTCCGTGGAGCGCGAGATCATCACCGACCTCGCCAAACGCTCCAGCCTTGCGTTGGAGAACGCCCGGGTGTTGAGCGAGCGCACCCGCATCGCCCACGACCTGCAAGCGGACTTGATGCCGCGTACGCTGCCGTCACTGGACGGGGTGTCCTTCGCCGCCGAGTATCTGCCCGCCGCCGCCTTCGGCACTGAAGTCGGAGGAGACTTCTACGACGCCATGCCCTTGGCCGACAATCGTTTGTGGGTCGCCATCGGCGACGTCTGCGGGAAGGGCGCGCAAGCGGCGGCGCTGACCGGGGTCGTACGGGACGTCTTGCGGGTGATGGCTCAGGACGGCTCACCACTACCGCACGCGCTGCAGCTGCTCAACAACACACTGCTGGACAAGCAGGACGACAATCGCTATGCCACTCTTGCCAGCGCGTTCGCCCAACGTAACGGACCGACGTTGCAGGCGACGGTATCGCTGTCGGGCCACGACCACCCGTTGCTCCTGCGCGCCGACGGTTCCTATGAGTGGATCGGTACCGCGGGGACCGCGATCGGTCTACTCCCTGACGTCAAGGTCAAACCCGTGGACGTGGACCTGGAACCGGGAGACGCGATCATTCTCTACACCGACGGGGTCACCGAACGGCGGCACGACCGTGAGATGTTCGGCGGCGACGGCATTGTCTCAACCGTCAAGGGTGTCGCGGGTCGACCGGCCGCCGACATTGCCGCCACCCTGCTTGAGGCGGTCAAGGACTATTCCACCGAAGCACCGCGCGACGACATCGCCATTCTGGTGATCCGCTGCGACGGAGAGAACCCGGCGGTGGGCTCATGA